From Mus pahari chromosome 20, PAHARI_EIJ_v1.1, whole genome shotgun sequence, the proteins below share one genomic window:
- the LOC110337412 gene encoding acylcarnitine hydrolase-like isoform X2, whose amino-acid sequence MLPDRFHHQLNAVVCGLLLLFCHVQGQDAASPIRNTHTGQVRGSLVHGKDTEVGVHAFLGIPFAKPPVGALRFAPPEAPEPWSGVRDGTSHPAMCLQDIDGLNSENLKIKMNRSPVSMSEDCLYLSIYTPAHAHEGSNLPVMVWIHGGGLCWGMASTYDGSTLAAIEDVVVVTIQYRLGILGFFSTGDQHARGNWGYLDQVAALRWVQQNIAHFGGHPDRVTIFGESAGGTSVSSHVVSPMSQGLFHGAIMESGVALLPNLISNTSEMVYTMVANLSGCEPVESEALVRCLRDKSEEQMLAINNVFRSIPGVVDGEFLPRHPLELLTSVDFHPVPSIIGINSDEYGWMIPMFNLESTMKEITRENMRAVLKNTAVQMMLPPECSDLLLEEYMGDIEDSKTLQIQFNEMMGDFTFVIPALQVAHFQRSRAPVYFYEFQHQSSFLRDLRPPHVKADHGDELPYVIGSFFWDMEFELTEEEKLLSRKIMKYWANFARQGNPNSEGLPSWPVMDQDEQYLQLDTQPAVGRALKARRLQFWTKTLPQKIQELKASQDKHAEL is encoded by the exons ATGCTACCAGATAGATTTCACCACCAGTTGAATGCTGTGGTCTGTGGactcctgcttctcttctgccATGTGCAGG GCCAGGATGCAGCCAGCCccatcagaaacacacacacaggccaggtGAGAGGCAGCCTTGTCCATGGGAAAGATACGGAAGTTGGTGTCCATGCCTTCCTGGGAATCCCCTTTGCCAAGCCTCCTGTAGGAGCCCTGCGCTTTGCACCTCCTGAGGCCCCTGAGCCATGGAGTGGTGTGAGAGATGGGACATCCCACCCTGCCAT GTGTCTACAGGATATTGATGGACTGAATTCAGAAAATCTGAAAATTAAGATGAACAGGTCTCCTGTCTCTATGTCTGAAGATTGCCTATACCTCAGCATCTACACACCAGCCCACGCCCATGAGGGCTCTAACCTGCCT GTGATGGTGTGGATCCATGGCGGTGGGCTATGTTGGGGCATGGCTTCCACATATGATGGGTCCACGCTGGCAGCCATTGAAGATGTGGTGGTGGTCACTATCCAGTACCGTCTGGGTATCCTGGGCTTCTTCAG TACTGGAGACCAGCATGCCAGGGGAAACTGGGGATACCTGGACCAAGTAGCCGCCCTACGCTGGGTCCAGCAGAACATCGCCCACTTTGGAGGTCACCCTGACCGGGTCACTATTTTTGGCGAGTCTGCAGGTGGCACAAGTGTGTCTTCACATGTTGTGTCCCCTATGTCCCAAGGGCTCTTCCATGGTGCCATCATGGAGAGTGGGGTGGCCCTGCTGCCTAACCTTATCTCCAACACCTCTGAGATGGTCTACACT ATGGTAGCCAACCTTTCTGGATGTGAGCCTGTGGAGTCGGAAGCCTTGGTGCGCTGCCTACGAGACAAGAGTGAAGAGCAGATGCTGGCTATTAACAAT GTGTTCAGGAGCATCCCTGGTGTGGTTGACGGGGAGTTCTTACCCAGGCACCCCTTGGAGTTGTTGACCTCTGTGGATTTTCACCCTGTCCCCAGCATCATTGGTATCAACAGTGATGAGTATGGTTGGATGATTCCCATG TTCAACCTTGAGAGCACCATGAAGGAAATAACCAGAGAGAACATGCGGGCTGTTCTGAAGAACACAGCAGTACAGATG atgctgcctcctgagtgtagtGATCTGTTGTTGGAGGAGTACATGGGGGACATTGAGGACTCCAAGACTCTCCAAATACAGTTCAATGAGATGATGGGGGACTTCACGTTTGTGATCCCTGCTCTCCAAGTAGCACACTTTCAGC GTTCCCGTGCTCCCGTCTATTTTTATGAGTTCCAGCATCAGTCCAGCTTTCTCAGGGATCTGAGGCCACCTCATGTGAAGGCTGACCACGGTGATGAACTTCCTTATGTGATTGGATCCTTCTTCTGGGACATGGAAT TTGAACTCACTGAGGAGGAAAAGCTGCTAAGCAGGAAGATAATGAAGTACTGGGCAAATTTTGCACGGCAAGG GAACCCCAACAGCGAGGGTCTACCCTCCTGGCCTGTGATGGACCAAGATGAGCAGTACCTGCAGCTGGACACCCAGCCTGCTGTGGGTCgagccctgaaggccagaaggcTGCAGTTCTGGACCAAGACTCTGCCCCAGAAGATCCAGGAGCTAAAGGCTTCTCAGGACAAGCATGCAGAGCTGTAG
- the LOC110337412 gene encoding acylcarnitine hydrolase-like isoform X3, with translation MLPDRFHHQLNAVVCGLLLLFCHVQGQDAASPIRNTHTGQVRGSLVHGKDTEVGVHAFLGIPFAKPPVGALRFAPPEAPEPWSGVRDGTSHPAMCLQDIDGLNSENLKIKMNRSPVSMSEDCLYLSIYTPAHAHEGSNLPMVANLSGCEPVESEALVRCLRDKSEEQMLAINNVFRSIPGVVDGEFLPRHPLELLTSVDFHPVPSIIGINSDEYGWMIPMFNLESTMKEITRENMRAVLKNTAVQMMLPPECSDLLLEEYMGDIEDSKTLQIQFNEMMGDFTFVIPALQVAHFQRSRAPVYFYEFQHQSSFLRDLRPPHVKADHGDELPYVIGSFFWDMEFELTEEEKLLSRKIMKYWANFARQGNPNSEGLPSWPVMDQDEQYLQLDTQPAVGRALKARRLQFWTKTLPQKIQELKASQDKHAEL, from the exons ATGCTACCAGATAGATTTCACCACCAGTTGAATGCTGTGGTCTGTGGactcctgcttctcttctgccATGTGCAGG GCCAGGATGCAGCCAGCCccatcagaaacacacacacaggccaggtGAGAGGCAGCCTTGTCCATGGGAAAGATACGGAAGTTGGTGTCCATGCCTTCCTGGGAATCCCCTTTGCCAAGCCTCCTGTAGGAGCCCTGCGCTTTGCACCTCCTGAGGCCCCTGAGCCATGGAGTGGTGTGAGAGATGGGACATCCCACCCTGCCAT GTGTCTACAGGATATTGATGGACTGAATTCAGAAAATCTGAAAATTAAGATGAACAGGTCTCCTGTCTCTATGTCTGAAGATTGCCTATACCTCAGCATCTACACACCAGCCCACGCCCATGAGGGCTCTAACCTGCCT ATGGTAGCCAACCTTTCTGGATGTGAGCCTGTGGAGTCGGAAGCCTTGGTGCGCTGCCTACGAGACAAGAGTGAAGAGCAGATGCTGGCTATTAACAAT GTGTTCAGGAGCATCCCTGGTGTGGTTGACGGGGAGTTCTTACCCAGGCACCCCTTGGAGTTGTTGACCTCTGTGGATTTTCACCCTGTCCCCAGCATCATTGGTATCAACAGTGATGAGTATGGTTGGATGATTCCCATG TTCAACCTTGAGAGCACCATGAAGGAAATAACCAGAGAGAACATGCGGGCTGTTCTGAAGAACACAGCAGTACAGATG atgctgcctcctgagtgtagtGATCTGTTGTTGGAGGAGTACATGGGGGACATTGAGGACTCCAAGACTCTCCAAATACAGTTCAATGAGATGATGGGGGACTTCACGTTTGTGATCCCTGCTCTCCAAGTAGCACACTTTCAGC GTTCCCGTGCTCCCGTCTATTTTTATGAGTTCCAGCATCAGTCCAGCTTTCTCAGGGATCTGAGGCCACCTCATGTGAAGGCTGACCACGGTGATGAACTTCCTTATGTGATTGGATCCTTCTTCTGGGACATGGAAT TTGAACTCACTGAGGAGGAAAAGCTGCTAAGCAGGAAGATAATGAAGTACTGGGCAAATTTTGCACGGCAAGG GAACCCCAACAGCGAGGGTCTACCCTCCTGGCCTGTGATGGACCAAGATGAGCAGTACCTGCAGCTGGACACCCAGCCTGCTGTGGGTCgagccctgaaggccagaaggcTGCAGTTCTGGACCAAGACTCTGCCCCAGAAGATCCAGGAGCTAAAGGCTTCTCAGGACAAGCATGCAGAGCTGTAG
- the LOC110337412 gene encoding acylcarnitine hydrolase-like isoform X1, which translates to MLPDRFHHQLNAVVCGLLLLFCHVQGQDAASPIRNTHTGQVRGSLVHGKDTEVGVHAFLGIPFAKPPVGALRFAPPEAPEPWSGVRDGTSHPAMCLQDIDGLNSENLKIKMNRSPVSMSEDCLYLSIYTPAHAHEGSNLPVMVWIHGGGLCWGMASTYDGSTLAAIEDVVVVTIQYRLGILGFFSTGDQHARGNWGYLDQVAALRWVQQNIAHFGGHPDRVTIFGESAGGTSVSSHVVSPMSQGLFHGAIMESGVALLPNLISNTSEMVYTMVANLSGCEPVESEALVRCLRDKSEEQMLAINNVFRSIPGVVDGEFLPRHPLELLTSVDFHPVPSIIGINSDEYGWMIPMVRHSSNLWEDWGSYTMKEITRENMRAVLKNTAVQMMLPPECSDLLLEEYMGDIEDSKTLQIQFNEMMGDFTFVIPALQVAHFQRSRAPVYFYEFQHQSSFLRDLRPPHVKADHGDELPYVIGSFFWDMEFELTEEEKLLSRKIMKYWANFARQGNPNSEGLPSWPVMDQDEQYLQLDTQPAVGRALKARRLQFWTKTLPQKIQELKASQDKHAEL; encoded by the exons ATGCTACCAGATAGATTTCACCACCAGTTGAATGCTGTGGTCTGTGGactcctgcttctcttctgccATGTGCAGG GCCAGGATGCAGCCAGCCccatcagaaacacacacacaggccaggtGAGAGGCAGCCTTGTCCATGGGAAAGATACGGAAGTTGGTGTCCATGCCTTCCTGGGAATCCCCTTTGCCAAGCCTCCTGTAGGAGCCCTGCGCTTTGCACCTCCTGAGGCCCCTGAGCCATGGAGTGGTGTGAGAGATGGGACATCCCACCCTGCCAT GTGTCTACAGGATATTGATGGACTGAATTCAGAAAATCTGAAAATTAAGATGAACAGGTCTCCTGTCTCTATGTCTGAAGATTGCCTATACCTCAGCATCTACACACCAGCCCACGCCCATGAGGGCTCTAACCTGCCT GTGATGGTGTGGATCCATGGCGGTGGGCTATGTTGGGGCATGGCTTCCACATATGATGGGTCCACGCTGGCAGCCATTGAAGATGTGGTGGTGGTCACTATCCAGTACCGTCTGGGTATCCTGGGCTTCTTCAG TACTGGAGACCAGCATGCCAGGGGAAACTGGGGATACCTGGACCAAGTAGCCGCCCTACGCTGGGTCCAGCAGAACATCGCCCACTTTGGAGGTCACCCTGACCGGGTCACTATTTTTGGCGAGTCTGCAGGTGGCACAAGTGTGTCTTCACATGTTGTGTCCCCTATGTCCCAAGGGCTCTTCCATGGTGCCATCATGGAGAGTGGGGTGGCCCTGCTGCCTAACCTTATCTCCAACACCTCTGAGATGGTCTACACT ATGGTAGCCAACCTTTCTGGATGTGAGCCTGTGGAGTCGGAAGCCTTGGTGCGCTGCCTACGAGACAAGAGTGAAGAGCAGATGCTGGCTATTAACAAT GTGTTCAGGAGCATCCCTGGTGTGGTTGACGGGGAGTTCTTACCCAGGCACCCCTTGGAGTTGTTGACCTCTGTGGATTTTCACCCTGTCCCCAGCATCATTGGTATCAACAGTGATGAGTATGGTTGGATGATTCCCATGGTGAGGCACAGTTCCAATCTCTGGGAAGACTGGGGCTCATA CACCATGAAGGAAATAACCAGAGAGAACATGCGGGCTGTTCTGAAGAACACAGCAGTACAGATG atgctgcctcctgagtgtagtGATCTGTTGTTGGAGGAGTACATGGGGGACATTGAGGACTCCAAGACTCTCCAAATACAGTTCAATGAGATGATGGGGGACTTCACGTTTGTGATCCCTGCTCTCCAAGTAGCACACTTTCAGC GTTCCCGTGCTCCCGTCTATTTTTATGAGTTCCAGCATCAGTCCAGCTTTCTCAGGGATCTGAGGCCACCTCATGTGAAGGCTGACCACGGTGATGAACTTCCTTATGTGATTGGATCCTTCTTCTGGGACATGGAAT TTGAACTCACTGAGGAGGAAAAGCTGCTAAGCAGGAAGATAATGAAGTACTGGGCAAATTTTGCACGGCAAGG GAACCCCAACAGCGAGGGTCTACCCTCCTGGCCTGTGATGGACCAAGATGAGCAGTACCTGCAGCTGGACACCCAGCCTGCTGTGGGTCgagccctgaaggccagaaggcTGCAGTTCTGGACCAAGACTCTGCCCCAGAAGATCCAGGAGCTAAAGGCTTCTCAGGACAAGCATGCAGAGCTGTAG